Proteins encoded within one genomic window of Acidobacteriota bacterium:
- a CDS encoding DUF4126 domain-containing protein, translated as MNILFSICVGVALSAACGFRVFVPMLVMSIAAKSGQLGLNPEFQWIGTWYALTAFAVATGLEIAGYYIPWVDNMLDWIMTPVAVIAGILASASLMVDATPFFKWSVAIIAGGGAAGAVQGTTVVLRGASTATTAGLGNPALATVEWVVSTVISILAVLIPIAMLAF; from the coding sequence ATGAACATTCTTTTTAGCATTTGTGTTGGGGTTGCGCTGAGTGCCGCCTGTGGTTTTCGGGTATTTGTTCCGATGCTGGTGATGAGCATCGCCGCCAAAAGCGGTCAGTTAGGGTTAAATCCAGAGTTTCAATGGATTGGGACCTGGTATGCCTTGACGGCATTTGCCGTTGCAACTGGACTTGAAATTGCCGGGTACTACATCCCCTGGGTAGACAATATGTTGGACTGGATTATGACTCCCGTGGCGGTTATTGCCGGGATTTTGGCGAGTGCATCGTTAATGGTTGATGCCACACCGTTCTTCAAATGGTCGGTGGCGATTATCGCTGGCGGCGGCGCGGCGGGTGCCGTTCAGGGAACAACGGTTGTGCTGCGGGGCGCTTCGACGGCAACCACGGCGGGGTTGGGAAACCCGGCACTGGCCACGGTGGAATGGGTTGTCTCAACTGTGATTTCGATTCTGGCGGTTCTGATTCCAATAGCCATGCTGGCATTTTAG
- a CDS encoding CHAT domain-containing protein produces MAYRCLLVLVALGVLGGSTFLSIDPGEVLVAAQTDLRGQAQRAFADGEAERRKGTQESLIKSIEPYQEALSAYRKLKDQRGEALSISTIGLVFARLGASQQAIDAYTQALELCRTLKDKPGEARNLIALSDACDDIGEKQKAIEAQAAALKLWREQQNQFGEATSLTSIGLLYARVDQPKTALDFFTLALTSWRAQQNRQGEARTLSYLAGVSHALDDVPKTLEQYTDALSIFRSIGDKAGEAQVLTSLSWLYRDLGEQNRAGELLTQALVARKAASDRPGTIDALTKLAVLAFENRDRAKSLSYLQEAFTLAKESGDELPVQLLIGTVKGANGNFREASADFTNVARTAEKQKRRDLQAQALSLLGITCSNLGELPAAAQALEQSQTVVKETADRVTEASTLFWLAQVKIKQNQIEAAKPLLEQALGMYERLPVDFAKPVFQSVYAPTAQDVFELYIDVTMQLHKARPTVGLASQAFEANERRIQRNWLEWLDRSQTEVRQGLDLALVDKLKAGRRKLRDKLHYQQRLALGYSNQEPAIKVANEITQLEAELREVESQLRQKSPRFAAISQSGVGTLKDIQQQLGGTTAALLEIALGRERSYGWLVTATSVDTVQLPSRSEITGLARQFFEQASNPAASQTPQFGQTGESLSRAVFGSLGEKLTPPILAVVADECLEYLPWSALPKPGSTAPLIAVHEIVQLPSASALAWLQQISANRPAATKALAVLADPVYDRADSRAGKVKGTPPAQPAANGQFRSVSFYRAVQALREVGLSGPQLAVPRLQTAKNEAKTILNVAPDGSRIGWSDLQASRDTLLNADLSPFRVLHFATQGMVSTEQPTTSGVVLSMVNPVGQAQNGFVLGPDFFNLKLNSDLVVFGNMRTNLNAQPQSGGIHGLHRALGYAGAPRLLVGMWPVTDRAATTFWTAFYRNLLVEKQRPAAALRAAQLQVMKEKKWASPYYWAAFGMCGDFR; encoded by the coding sequence ATGGCTTATCGTTGCTTGCTTGTTCTGGTGGCCCTTGGTGTCCTGGGGGGATCCACTTTTCTGAGTATTGATCCAGGGGAAGTCCTGGTTGCTGCCCAAACTGACCTTCGCGGACAGGCCCAGCGTGCCTTTGCCGATGGTGAAGCCGAGCGCCGAAAAGGGACTCAGGAATCCCTGATCAAATCTATTGAGCCGTATCAGGAGGCCCTTTCTGCCTACCGCAAGCTCAAAGACCAGCGTGGCGAGGCCCTTTCCATTTCAACGATTGGTCTGGTTTTTGCCCGCCTTGGGGCCAGTCAGCAGGCCATTGATGCCTATACCCAGGCGTTGGAACTGTGTCGAACACTCAAAGATAAACCCGGTGAAGCCCGCAACCTGATCGCGCTCAGCGATGCCTGTGACGACATTGGCGAGAAACAAAAGGCGATTGAAGCGCAGGCTGCCGCGCTCAAACTCTGGCGCGAGCAGCAAAACCAGTTTGGCGAGGCCACTTCACTGACCAGCATTGGATTACTCTATGCCCGGGTGGATCAGCCGAAAACCGCGCTCGATTTTTTTACCCTGGCGCTGACAAGCTGGCGGGCACAACAAAACCGTCAAGGCGAAGCCCGAACGTTGAGCTATCTGGCGGGAGTTTCGCACGCGCTGGATGACGTTCCCAAAACACTCGAACAATACACCGACGCCCTGTCAATTTTTCGAAGCATTGGCGATAAAGCCGGAGAAGCCCAGGTATTGACCAGCTTGAGCTGGCTTTATCGTGACCTGGGCGAACAAAACCGTGCCGGGGAACTGCTCACTCAAGCGCTTGTTGCTCGCAAAGCCGCCAGTGATCGCCCCGGAACGATTGACGCGCTGACCAAACTGGCGGTGCTGGCCTTTGAAAATCGGGATCGAGCGAAAAGTCTGAGCTATTTACAGGAAGCCTTCACACTGGCGAAAGAAAGTGGTGACGAATTACCCGTCCAGTTGTTGATCGGAACGGTGAAAGGTGCCAACGGAAACTTTCGCGAAGCTTCAGCCGATTTTACCAACGTCGCCCGAACGGCTGAGAAGCAGAAACGCCGCGACCTTCAGGCCCAGGCGCTGAGTTTGCTTGGGATAACCTGTTCGAATCTGGGTGAACTTCCAGCGGCGGCGCAGGCGCTGGAACAAAGTCAAACCGTGGTCAAGGAAACGGCGGACCGCGTGACGGAAGCCAGCACGCTTTTCTGGCTGGCGCAGGTCAAAATCAAGCAAAACCAGATCGAAGCCGCCAAACCGCTTTTGGAACAGGCGCTTGGAATGTATGAACGGCTGCCGGTTGATTTTGCCAAACCCGTATTTCAAAGCGTGTATGCACCGACGGCTCAGGATGTTTTTGAACTCTACATTGACGTCACGATGCAGCTTCACAAAGCGCGTCCGACGGTTGGCCTGGCCAGTCAGGCATTTGAAGCCAACGAGCGCCGCATCCAGCGCAACTGGCTGGAGTGGCTCGACCGCAGCCAGACCGAAGTCCGGCAAGGACTTGACCTGGCACTGGTTGATAAACTCAAAGCCGGACGTCGGAAATTGCGCGACAAACTCCACTATCAGCAACGGCTGGCGCTTGGGTATTCAAACCAGGAGCCAGCCATCAAAGTGGCGAATGAAATCACGCAGCTTGAAGCCGAACTCCGCGAAGTGGAAAGCCAGCTTCGGCAAAAATCACCTCGATTCGCGGCCATCAGCCAATCAGGAGTCGGAACACTCAAGGACATTCAGCAACAGCTTGGCGGAACCACTGCGGCGCTGCTTGAAATTGCATTGGGGCGCGAACGGTCCTATGGCTGGCTGGTAACGGCGACTTCGGTTGATACCGTGCAGCTTCCGTCCCGGTCGGAAATCACCGGGCTGGCCCGGCAATTTTTCGAGCAGGCGAGCAATCCAGCGGCTTCGCAAACGCCACAGTTTGGGCAAACCGGTGAGTCTCTTTCGCGAGCGGTGTTTGGGTCGCTGGGGGAGAAGTTGACCCCGCCTATCCTCGCTGTTGTGGCGGACGAATGCCTGGAATACCTTCCCTGGAGCGCGCTTCCCAAACCAGGTTCAACCGCGCCGTTGATTGCCGTTCACGAAATCGTCCAGTTGCCATCAGCTTCGGCGCTGGCCTGGTTGCAACAGATATCGGCCAATCGTCCGGCGGCCACCAAAGCCCTGGCCGTTTTGGCCGATCCTGTCTATGACCGGGCCGATTCACGGGCTGGAAAAGTGAAGGGCACCCCACCTGCCCAGCCAGCCGCCAACGGGCAGTTTCGGAGCGTCAGTTTTTACCGGGCAGTTCAGGCATTGCGCGAAGTTGGCTTGAGTGGGCCGCAACTGGCGGTGCCGCGGCTCCAAACCGCCAAGAACGAAGCCAAAACCATCCTCAACGTTGCGCCCGATGGTTCGCGAATTGGCTGGTCTGACCTGCAAGCCAGCCGTGACACGCTGTTAAACGCCGATCTTTCGCCATTTCGGGTGCTCCACTTTGCCACGCAAGGGATGGTGAGCACCGAACAGCCGACAACTTCGGGCGTGGTGCTTTCGATGGTCAATCCGGTGGGACAGGCGCAGAACGGGTTTGTGCTCGGGCCGGATTTCTTCAATCTCAAGTTGAATTCGGATCTGGTGGTGTTTGGGAATATGCGCACGAACCTGAACGCCCAGCCGCAGTCAGGAGGCATCCACGGATTGCACCGGGCGCTGGGCTACGCCGGAGCGCCCCGGTTGCTGGTCGGAATGTGGCCGGTGACAGATCGTGCGGCGACAACATTCTGGACCGCCTTTTATCGAAATCTTCTGGTTGAGAAACAGCGTCCGGCGGCGGCGCTGCGTGCTGCCCAATTGCAGGTGATGAAGGAAAAAAAATGGGCCTCGCCGTACTACTGGGCGGCTTTTGGAATGTGCGGAGATTTTCGGTAG